The DNA region CATAAAATGAGGATTGTcgtatatcacaatattttaaaagccACACAATGCAAACAGTACCACATTTAAAAACTACTGTCAAAACTGTGGGTAAATTTAGGgtacatttcaacattttactGCATTATTAAACACAACTCATTATGTTTAATGTATTTACTAGTTGTGATTGTGGTTCACCACTGAACCTTAGAGACATTATCTACAATATATGTAGATAAATCTATTGTATTGTGAAACTATCatgataaaaaaattaaatggtaTCATAATGGCTGCATCTGCTGGAGAACCAGGGTTGGGGGAATGTTGCTTCAGTGTTCACTGCtgaccttcattcattcattatctgtaaccgcttatccagttcagggtcatggtgggtccagagcctacctggaatcattgggtgcaaggcaggaatacaccctggagggagcatcGTTCtctaataaaaatttaatttttttcccctcctttcTCCTTCTTCCTACAATCAGACTTGATGAGGGCAACCTGCCTGAGGACATGAATCTTATGGAGGACTATCTACAGCTGGTCAACCATGAGTACAAACGCTGGGAGGAGAACAAGGATTCTCTATGGGCTCCCCAGTCACAGCGGCAACcccctttctctgtctcccaGTTGTCCCTCATTGAGATCCGCTGCGCCACTCCTCGCTGCACCTTCTACGTGTCCGTGGACACGCAACCGCACTGCCATGAGTGCTTTGAGAAGCGACAAGCTGGCAGAAAGCTGGAGGCTGTGGCCAATCACGTAAATACTTCCTCAGAGCTGGAGAGCCGTGGGAGGGCAGGCACTTCGGACCGTTCTGCAATGCCCAGTCCTCGCACTGCTCTGCCTCCGACTGCCCCCAGCCTGAGCCTATATAGTGAGACCCATGCCATGAAGTGCAAGACACCAGGCTGTGTGTTCACGCTTAGTGTGGAGCACGATGGCCTGTGTGAGCGCTGCTTTGCTGCGCGTCAAAGCCGAATGGCCAGCAACGGGCTGCCTCATGCCTGGGGACACACACGGGAccgagaaaaggaaagagatcGGGAGAGAGAGCGGGACAGTGAGCGCTGCAGCGCATGCCGACAGGAGGCCTTTCGGACATTCAATGGCCTCTGCCCGCCCTGCATGCAGAGGGCTGCTGTTTCAGAGCGGAGTGACCAGCCAGAGCCGAGGATGGACTGCTCAGTGTGGACGACCGTGAGGGAGCCAGAGCGCCCAGGCACCACTGGCCGAGGTTGGCAAACCCAGACAGCACAGCAGTGCAAGCGCTCAGGCTGCCAGTTCTTTGGCACCCCGGAAAAGCTAGGATTCTGCACCATATGTTACGTGTACTATCAGACCAATCACCGTAAGTGATCTCATTTTCATGTTGCTCAACCTctaatgtattttattcagaaatatCTGATTTTATATATGATTACTGTTGGTGGTGGTAGCAGTAACAGTAGCAGTACTAGTAGCAATAATCGTTATTGTTGTATAGCTATAATGTCCATTCATTAAATCAAttcttaattaatttttataaaatgtagcaATGTAGTCAGTTTTTGTAAAAGGATATTACAGTTAGTATGAAACATAATTGTGACCAAGGCACCGCTAACCATAAAAGCTTCAAGCTTACAAGAGCGCTTTGGCTAGTACTGAGAAAAATAGTAATTGTAGACATATAATAATTTTCACctagtatttgtttattaattttggACGTGCTTTATTAATTCAGAAGCAGCTCCTGCTGTAGTGCAGCCCAGAAACACATCAGAAGCAGGATTTCAGAACCTCCGGTGCCGGGGACAGGGATGTGGTGCAGTGGGCAAGACCATGCTGGAGGGCTACTGCAACAAGTGCTATGTGAAAGAGCAAAGTGCCAGACTTACCCAAGCTGCTAGCAGAGGCTCTAATTCCCCTCCTCTAGTAATGGTGAGATTTTGATTGACCTTTTGTTAATATTGTAGAATTAAAGTTGTTCACTTTGTCCAGATTAGTTAGGCTTAAGCTTGATCCTGACCAATGATGTTAGCCCATATGTTTGTGCTATTATAGTTTCTATTTATTACCCATGATATGTCAGGGGAAATCCCTAAAATGCTCAAAGACACTATTCAGAAAGTAATTCATGAAGTTTCCATTCACAAAAACATTAGACCTAGTTACAAAAatgctcttttctttctttttcttcctgtCCTGCAGCGGGCCTCTAAACCACGTCCCCCAGCAACACTTAGCCAGACGCAGTGCCGGCGCAGTGGCTGTAAGAACTTGTCGCCTGGCTGCACCGACCTGTGCCCGGATTGCTTAAGCCGTGGGCAGCGAGAGGGCCGGCGTGCTCAGGCACCTAAAGAGAAGAGCAAGCAGCGGTGCAGAACGCAGGGCTGTGACCACTATGCCAACCAGGAGAAGCAAGGCTACTGTAATGAGTGTGACCACTTCAAACAGATCTACCGAGGCTGATTGAAAGCAGTTTTCTGTGCAAAAACAAGGGGACTAGAATCTGGCACCCCAAGGTGCATGAATACTTTGAAAAAAGGAATCCTACGGCTTATCCACCTGACCTTGGGTGGGGCTAAAGAGCCAGCTGGTGCTGTCGAACTGGTGATTACCTCTCAAGCAGTCTTGAACATTTTGTATCATGTGTATAGAACTGAGTTTGGAGGGGTTAACATAACGAAACTAAAGATACACTGGCATCCAGTCGCATACATCTGTGGTATCTGTGATTTATATTGAACAGGGTAATAGATTGTAAACAATTTATACATTGCCAACAAATTTGGGGTAAAACGACTTCAAAGGATTCTTgaatatttcttttcttttattttgttcctGATTGTGAGCTGAAAACGCAGCGAAATTTGACCAAAGTTACTTAAAGAATGATTATGACCAAGCCAATGTACATCGCCACTGTGGACTGCAGTAAGCCAGTGGGGCCTGTAGAAAATACAGGAGAAAGAGCTACAGGGTTTCAGAGGCCTCAGAAAGACAGCATTTTGTAGTTTATTTCATAGGTTAAGTGCCAATGCAAGTTTGCAAAGCAGTGCTCCAATTTTATTTCCTGCTGCATCATTTGATGTCTGCTGGCAGTACGGACCTGTTGCCTTTTgagatagatttttttttttttttcgtttgttttttctttctttcttttttttttatttttttatttttttttagatcatCATTGATCACTTTTTGTGCCCTGCTCGCTCTTGAAATGATTATTCACCTAATTTTGCCTTGCTAGACTTTGTTCAAGTATCTTTTTACAGGCTATGGCACTGGACCTTGTTGGATTAGTTCTAACATTCTTGCGTAgcttaaaatgaaagaaattccGAAGTGCAATAAAACAGGTTTTCCACCACACCTCCTTAAATGACAGCATGTGACCACTCACATAAGAAGCAGTCAAAATAAAGCTGAAGGGAAATGCCACACCAAAAATATGTGCAACAGAAGTGTCAATAAGGAGGAACCATACCTGAAGTGAAATCCCCAGCATGATCAATGCTGTGtctaaagaggaaaaaaaaaacagtgattaGAAGGTAAACGCACCTGTGTGTTGTACACACCCTCTCCTAGATCTGTGAATACCCAGTCTGCATTTTTGTCTTAATTTTTGCAAGGGTGCTTCAATCCCTTGACTGTACTTTTCTGCTACATTCACATAATGCCTCTAGTgcgtacattttttttttgtgcaaaaaAATGTACATCTGACTATCGATCTTGAAGCTCACAAAAGACATGAGCATGGAAGAGTCGTTGGCTTCAGTGGCTTTGCCGATAAAAGAACATCTGTGTAGTACATTCCCATTCCTGACGTCTGATATTGTGGTAACACATATTACTTGCGGTGACATATGAGAAATAGAACCATATGGGCCCATACGCAGACATGTGCTTTAAGCAAATGACACATTCGAGAACTATTTGCAATCAGATTGTGAGTAGGAATTTGAGTGTCTGCTATTCTACTACTGGATCTGAACTCAGTTCAGATAATCACAAATTTGCACAATACTTAATAAGCTGCTCTGGAATTAGTTGAGGTACTTCTGACTTTCTTCTGACATAGTGACATTCCAACTATAGACCTAGAagacaaaatacaaaatttGTGCAAACTTTCATATAGAGTATTGTATGaaaactttgtttttttgggagggggaGTTATTTGGTATTTATTCACAGCAAACATTATCTGTATTGTGTTTGAAGAATTATTTATATGttgttcaaaaataaattatttttaataagaaaATTTACACTGGCTTCCTGTCTCTTTTTGATTATCAAGAATGTAGTGTTTACACTCACTGTGAGCTGTATTAGAAAATCCTTATAAAATGAGACATGGCTCCTATTTGCTGGTGGAGCAAGATACTGTAGGTGATTTGCATGAAAAGAtaagctgctttttttttttttgtacattaatTATTTTAGACATTTAAGTGTGTCAATTACAGTTGACTTCTATTTTGAAAAGTAACTAaatttaaaaactgaatgccCCTCTGACTTCTGAGGGATTCACAGTTACTGCTTTTCATGGTAACCACAAAGATCAAAACTAAGCATTTTGATGCAACCTGTCAGAGGGAAGTGGGTGGAGATGtggaaagggtttttttttttttggactgggCTCTTTTTTTTGTTATAATGGTTGGGAGGCAGGCAGTTCTGTTTGAGAACGTATTTGAGGCATTTATTATTAGTTTgttataacattttataattataacaTTTTAGACCACTAACAATAACCATTAACAAATTTATATTGGCATTTGACATTTACATTGATATTTTATGGCAGTTTTGAAATTATACTGTTTTAAGAGACCATTATTGTATTGGATCTAGTTCTGAATTTGTATAACTTTACAACCTTGCTATACTCTCAAAGGGAAGAATGTGTTTGAGACACTCTAACATTAAGTTATCACTTTAACAGCTGACAGAACTGTTGTTCTGTCACACCGTATAGTGAAAACTGATACTAAAACTCATTTACTGCCAGGTGACTGATATATTACTGACATTCACAGCAGGGAAACCACTCAAACAAAAGTTTCATTTTAGCTCTTTACAgtaatgtgttaaaaaaaaatctcagaagtGATGACTTAAGTCTGCATTTTTTAAAGCCATTCTAAAATCCCTGGTTTCAGAAACAAAGGAAGTCTTGACAGAGAAGCAGaggtctgtggagctgtgtgtcattgGCCTGAGGAAGTTTTGTGACCACGAATTACAGCACATATCCTTCTGTGATTCTATTCTCTCTTCTCCTCGGCATTTCTGTCGGTAATTTCTGCCACTCTTTCTAACAATTCGATTCTGAAAGCCAGCCCACGGAGCCAACTGGttcaaaaaagaacaaaaaatggAGGCAGCCCCTTCCTCAGACTGAGAGCTGCACACTGACTCACAGCTGGAAagaaaagagtgtgtgtgtgtgtgtaagtgtgtgtgtgtgtgtgtgtgtgaggaaggaggagggaggggaTATTTGTTGTGAGGGAGAGCTGACATTTCAGAGGTGAGGGGGAAGAACCTGTGGCTGTGTGGGCGAACTGCAGCCTACACCCTCCACACTCCTGAAATAGAACATCATGCAAAGCAGCATAATGCTCACACAGTGAATGTAATATTCTAACatagcaaacacacacacacacacacacaccaaattgAGGTGCTGACCCACCAAATCATTAAATTATCTTATTAGTGGGCACTAGGCCATTTACTACATCTATTGAAGTCCAGAAAGACTTGAAGTTACGTATTTTTCAGTActgaaaataagaaaacaaattatataCTTGTTATGTACTTGTTGAAAAATTAATATACTGAGATGACAAGAATATTAAGTcatgcaaaaaaacaacaaaaaaaccttGCAGTAACagtaaacatccatccatccattatctgtaaccgcttatccaattcagggtcgcggggggtccagagcctacctggaatcatcgggcgcaaggcgggaatacaccctggaggggacgccagtccttcacagggcaacacagacacacacattcactcacacactcacacctacggacactttcgagtcgccaatccacctgcaacgtgtgtttttggactgtgggaggaaaccggagcacccggaggaaacccacgcggacacggggagaacacaccaactcctcacagacagtcacccggagcgggaaagtgtccgtaggtgtgagtgaatgtgtgtgtgtctgtgttgccctgtgaaggactggcgtcccctccagggtgtattcccgccttgcgcccgatgattccaggtaggctctggaccccccgcgaccctaaattggatggATATAGTTCTACTGTATCACCATTAAACAGCAGGGTGTTGCTTAAGTGCCATGAATGTGCAATGCTGGAAGTCAACTTTGGAAATCTCAATATCACAAGATGAATAAGTTATGATGTCCAGAATAAAGCTtttgttaaataattatttttataccaTGAAAAAATGTAACCACTGTTGAAAGTTCCTATTTTGGATATGTGAGCATCAGAGCATGATGATGGAGCAATAGCAGAAGCTGTCCTGATCTGATTAATCATGCTTTCTTGTATGTCATATGGACAGCCAAGAGCATGTGCCTTGCTTACTTGGTGAAAAGACAGGTATCTCCCTGTCTATCTTGTGTTTGTGATGGTCAATTCATGACCTATACTTATATTATGCGTCAGTATCATACATTTCACTTACAAGAAATTAACATACAAATCTAATGTACCAGTCACTAATATAAACATTGAAAaaggttttatattatttacatattgcaTGTTGTCTTTCCTTAAAGATTTAGGCCAATTTTACAACTTCTCTAAGCAATTTCCATGATAGGCTTTCTGACAGGCCTGGATGTTTGTTACCATCTAGTACAAATAGAGACAAAGGAAAAACAGTTCTCTAGCCTTTATTAGCTTTGATAATAACAAATATAAGGAATATGAAAATAGAAAAGTAGGCTAAATTATCAAAATTTTCCAGAGTACATTTAAGTAGACAGTAATATTTACTCATATTTTCTGTTGCAGAAAACAAGGAAATGTTTTGTTGTTACTGTGGTATAGTCCGGGGAAAGCCCTAGTACCTGGATTTGTATGTTATTTTCCCATAAGTGGAAAATCATGACACTATCAGATATTAAAACAAAGATATGCCACAAAATGCCCTCTCCTATTTATGTGACTATATCAGGAGTGAGACTGAGGTGTCTGAGAAGTGTTGTATTGGGAAACCTTGGGTCCTGGAATAATTTGACATGTACCATCTTCCTAAACGTGGTTGCAGACCAAGTACACTCCTTTAGGGCAATGGAATTCTCTAATGACAGCGGTATGATAATGCACcctgacacactgcaaaaatagTTGAGGAATGGTTTGAGTAAAATGACAAagattttcattttgtttacacGATTTCCAAATTCCATAGATATCAGTGTGGTTGAGTATCTGTGGAATGTGCTGGAAAAACTAGACATGGCCATGAAGGCCCCACCTCCCAACTTACTTAAAGGATTTGCTTCTAATGTTTTGGTGCCCGTTTACATAGTCTCAGACAGCGAGCATACGtcagtccactggcataaaaaggctggcacaccactgactgtagaccactgctggtccaccattggaccactcagattactgtcctgtacaggatataactcgtttttaatctcctcaaacagattttaaattaacagagacttttattctggaaaacaaactaatacaaatatcaccaacaactatgagagatataataatgtgtatgcctaataaaaaatgattatgctaaaaaggttcacactgtgctggattaaattatttactaatcttatttataaaggataacaaaagaacctaacgaaaaatgtaaattggactgtgaatggagaagtgctaaaatgtggaattttgtctaaaattctgtttaatcaccagcggtccacccagaaaacgctgtgaaaaacactagtggaccttcAACGTTGCCCTCGGTGGGttaacagtggtccgccgtctgcTTGCTATCAGGGGTAGACCAGCGTTTCTCAGTGTGGTAGGTATTGCAGGTGGGGCGCAAAAATCTGGAGAAATGCACATTTCTTTAATAAGgagcctgtctttattaatgccttttgcctataaagcttactcagtaaaatcacccactcacaatggattcattaacaGCCCTTAAACATAATGAAAGAACGCTAAGATTGGAAACCAGGAAAATCTAGTATGCCTGGAACCAAAATACGCTGTAATCCGCAAACGTTGATTTTGAAAATACACCACAGAGATTAATGTGTTTTGGCAGCGAGTCTGAGAAGGGTCTTCTTTAAGCCTTCATTAAGgtgcctgttcaaatataaagctgctccaatcatcagcttcactggcctttTGCTGCCTTATCTAtataggaatcagcttatagctaatattttgggtatgCGGTAGGCTTTGATTCAGCAAATATGTCCCGCAcaaatatcaaactcactcctacgcCCTTGCTAatttttgcacagattgaaaagtgagaaactgaaacACAGTTTAAATATTCAACTTTCTGTATTTTGaccaattttctgtatttttaaatttttgaacATGTTAATTTTGTATCTGGGGTTATAATGCTAAACTAATGATCTAGAGATAGAAGTTGATGTTACTTGAATTAATTAGAGAAATGTAAATTtacatgtgtgttttattaccattttttggGTGCGATATGGGACAGGTGGGGCACAAAAATTCTCCTTTGTCTGAGATATGGAATGAttgaaaaagtttgagaaccactggagTAGACTATCAAAGAATTTATGAACAATATCAATTTTAGTTTTCCTCACTGTATATTTTTCTTTGCTGGCAATGGCTTAAATTATCTACCGCGTTAAACGTTATAAGCTAAGGATTTTAGAAGTAGTAAACATTATACAATTGACTAGCATCTGTGCTAATAGCAAAATGctaaatatttcacagagatGAATGTGTTcagaaacaagagcaaagagaaactaggcaagcctagttttgctaGACCACAATTaaccatatagccattgtcacagagttgtttctggcatttcagaaAAGTCCAAAATATACCCTTGTCAATGGATAGTCTGGAGATGCTTTGAtacttcatatcaatgtctttgtttacatgtggcaTTTATTATATGATTGTTTTGTACAGAAAATACAGAGGGCCaaactaataaatgcagaaatgaaaaaaggagcacaaagttttgttcataatatataacactggcaTCAGGTTAATTtttaccaccaaagaacaaagaagaccaagaacattttgttgattttaagaattacaattacttgttttgtgaagtttaaggaggctgtgcGCAGCTATAAATGcaacgccacaaaatgtctcattTCCTATTATTTAGCCACAATTCATTTAGCTACTGTTCTTTGtgtccagctgggaacaaattttctggttcacgaaccagtttatgtcggtggaaagcACTGAATGGTTTCAAATTTaattcacaaactggaatgtgaaatatggctgaactaacaacagacagcggcagcactgtggcacagctggtggtgtcacagtcacacatctccagggacctggagcttgtgggttcaaatTGTGGGttcagctccgggtgactctctgtgaggaggttggtgtgttcttcccgtgtccgcttgggtttcctccaggtgctctgtttcctcccatggtccaaataggtgtgtgtgtatgttgccctgtggaggactggtgctccctccagggtgggttcctgctttgcgcctaGTGATACAGAGTAGGCTTCgaacccactgcaaccctgaactggataagcggttacagacaatgaatgaatgaataacaacagacagtgtagtggtgtagtagcaccaccttaagttctttctgtgaaatatggctgaactaacagttttACTCGCACATTAGGAGTCGGTCAGTCAGTaagtgaaaatgcctcttctagacTGGCCCAGTAGGCGGTCCTGCAAAAACATCATAATGAATGTTGAGGAACACAACTAATATGGATGACTTTTGACAAAAGAAGTTTACGACTTGAGTTCAAACTTTCATTTATTCACCTTCAGTTCATTCAGATCAGGGCCATGCTGAGttcacagcctacctggaatcactgggcacaaaaaGAGGGCTCCAGTTGATTGTaggtcatcacacactcacccagtcactcacactcacacatgtggacaatttcacacatccagtccacctaccaaccacTTCACACAACTGGGACACAAAAGGTATCCCAATTCTGGATTCACCTTTACTCTAGTATAATCCACCTCTAAATGCTGCTTTATCAGATTCAGTTTTTACCCTGAGAGCAAATTCTTCCTCttattttcaattaattaaaacacaacaaGTTGACAGATAATAACCTTGTAAACAAAATACTCCAGAGTTCTTAACTCGAAACTGAAAGTGGAGGCCATCAATCTTTTGATAATGATCACTGTAATGACTCAGATGTCTAACATTAAATATGAATCTTAATGCACAGTGATACCATACACACTTTAAAGTTGGGATGGTGtgcataatgtaaataaaacagaattcaacaatatttaaattattctaaatttaatattaaacacaaagacaacattCAATATGTTGAAACTGACCAAGGTCTTgtgaaaaaatgtaatatatgacCATTTTGGTTTTAAAGCCAGCAGCATGTTACACAATTTTCGGATGGAGCAACAAAAGAAATGTAAACTTGTGTAATGCAACAAAAATATATTGGGTTATTTGGAAACAGGTGATATGACTGGGTTTATAAAGACCATTCGAGAGGGGCTGTGTTTTTCAGATATTAACGCCCTGTCCACACGGATCCATTAATTTTTCAAAACTGAGAAATTGagttttaggtcactgaaaacaGAGGTTTCCATGGAGAAAAATGTAGGTTTTCAAAAAACCCAGACATCACGTCTCTGGCTCAAATGCAAATACCTCCTCACTCCCTATatattcccacatatgaataaacataaatactgCTGTATTATGCACTactaagatctagattcagtaatttcatgacttgctTAATGCACTACACTATGTTTCTTTCATGCTTTGTGATGTTTTGATGCATCTCTTTAAGACATACTATGCAAGTCCCACTATGGGACTGGCATGAGCATGCAGCCGTATTCATCTGGACAagtatattttcaaaaaaggagAGGGGAAAAtctctgtttttaataaataaactgatCCATTCATAATtctgtgaaagactgtgtgGGAACATagtgaaacattcattcattgtctgtaactgtttttccggttcagggtcacggtgccTACCCAAAATCCCTGgccacaaggcgggaacacatcaTGGAGGGgctaccagtccttcacagggcggcacACACTCATAAGTAGTGAAACAATTCAAGAATAATAGATCTCAAATAGCATAAGTCCTTAAAATAGTGAAGAACTTGCAGGATTCTTGATctaaaaatataattcaaagattcagagaatcccAGGGGCATCACTCAATTTACTGGGACACATACAGTAAAATTCTATTCACTagagaaactacatttcccataatgccccaaaCACAATTACAAAAGCTTTATTAAGGTAAAAATTCTACCAAGGTGAAAGtacttatttctctgttttacaGTGCAAGGTTGTGTAAGTAGTATAGTATTGCTTGTATATCTTGAGGATGGCATGTGTGGTTTCAGCCCAGGGAATAAGGTTATATGTGGTTGTAGACTACTTGTAGTCTTTCATAAGCCACTTCCTACTAAGAAGAATGTTTAATGGGCAGTCCCTATTCACAGAGTAATTCAGAATAAATGTTTTCTTCTTATATATAACCTGCCAGGTGCTGTACTTTTTCA from Hoplias malabaricus isolate fHopMal1 chromosome 8, fHopMal1.hap1, whole genome shotgun sequence includes:
- the tnfaip3 gene encoding tumor necrosis factor alpha-induced protein 3 — encoded protein: MSQGQNFLPKFLFVSNLLKAVKIRERVPNDVVKPSASGGLVHHLRGMHRYTLEMIRMSQFPQAFREVIQAAILDRAMQTSLEQEKRLNWCREVKKLVPLRTNGDGNCLLHAASQYMLGVQDTDLVLRKTLYAVLKETDTSNFRARFQTELLHSQEFTQTGLRYSTKNWEEEWEKIVDMASPVSSSNGLQFDSLEDIHIFVLCNILRRPIIVIADQVLRSMKSGSSFSPLNVGGIYLPLHWPQGECYKYPIVLGYDSQHFAPLITVKDGDPEFRAIPLINPSRGGFEELRIHFLTEKEQQQKERLLNDYLILMEIPVIGVGYDPTQIIRAARLDEGNLPEDMNLMEDYLQLVNHEYKRWEENKDSLWAPQSQRQPPFSVSQLSLIEIRCATPRCTFYVSVDTQPHCHECFEKRQAGRKLEAVANHVNTSSELESRGRAGTSDRSAMPSPRTALPPTAPSLSLYSETHAMKCKTPGCVFTLSVEHDGLCERCFAARQSRMASNGLPHAWGHTRDREKERDRERERDSERCSACRQEAFRTFNGLCPPCMQRAAVSERSDQPEPRMDCSVWTTVREPERPGTTGRGWQTQTAQQCKRSGCQFFGTPEKLGFCTICYVYYQTNHQAAPAVVQPRNTSEAGFQNLRCRGQGCGAVGKTMLEGYCNKCYVKEQSARLTQAASRGSNSPPLVMRASKPRPPATLSQTQCRRSGCKNLSPGCTDLCPDCLSRGQREGRRAQAPKEKSKQRCRTQGCDHYANQEKQGYCNECDHFKQIYRG